A window from Podospora bellae-mahoneyi strain CBS 112042 chromosome 1 map unlocalized CBS112042p_1, whole genome shotgun sequence encodes these proteins:
- a CDS encoding uncharacterized protein (EggNog:ENOG503NYGH) — translation MAFCLSSSLDIKMAAASGEPASGRCASPPLDKAPGPALGPRSDPTRCLSVGSTVSHGSATTEASNVRESLGSDSSAFSRQSSESYRPSRVSDIYTGNLPLNNRDSMNGMDMPYTPVTPSGSRSSSRRRGYMRPQGTDFAASARARESVLSLGSIAHLQYYFARTGLLDGKGGRLARKRDSKAQTLDLSSLDSVSFSSLKAPVSDHDSSYASMGSSPDLGAHSSFVSLAGGSLVESPTDEQHPEEFYSEDEYDEEDLNMPPPTTSTYIHREKAVPKPPTVAELRTELTNALDTAKRSLKEAKDAKAPPDDSPKISIHLTDDQGADSRARSGSTRSTRSNRSNIGWFEIQGMHILDVMTLAIRAAKIYYTSHDRPDRLDAIKSEKEIRSALLSVMEVLKRMATRGFSGGMREDEFHTMNEWISGLHSMLAAEAEIEAAEAAEREGWTWLRDEGWEGREIQREEAFIQSMLHGIKDPIENMPTIPTWVPIDRTKPLGEQTLPTPFLASLSNGQRLVHLHNCAVRKSRRRRPSYDGRCCSRPMLLASSTTQARNSGLTLRMPFSNGAEQYAARLPPSWRARCHQKKNKHRQALLPAQRETWSAIKARWVRHCRCLWRTYIPAYHKIFLGRGGKNWDG, via the exons ATGGCCTTTTGCCTCTCGTCCTCACTCGATATCAAGATGGCAGCTGCTTCTGGTGAGCCCGCCAGCGGACGCTGTGCCTCACCTCCGCTCGACAAAGCTCCCGGCCCGGCCCTCGGCCCTCGTTCTGACCCGACACGCTGCCTTTCGGTGGGCTCGACCGTCTCTCATGGCTCCGCAACTACAGAAGCCTCGAATGTGCGCGAGTCTCTTGGGAGCGACAGCTCGGCCTTCTCACGCCAGTCCTCAGAGAGCTACCGTCCCTCTCGTGTCTCTGATATCTACACGGGCAATCTTCCACTCAATAATCGGGACTCGATGAACGGCATGGATATGCCCTACACGCCAGTGACACCGTCGGGGTCCAGGAGCTCGAGCAGGCGCCGGGGTTACATGCGTCCCCAGGGAACTGACTTCGCTGCCAGCGCCCGCGCTCGGGAGAGCGTCCTGAGCCTCGGGAGCATCGCACATCTTCAGTACTACTTTGCACGGACCGGTTTGCTGGACGGGAAGGGTGGTCGGCTGGCACGCAAAAGAGACAGCAAGGCACAAACACTGGATCTTTCTTCGCTCGATTCCGTGTCGTTTTCTAGTCTCAAGGCCCCGGTCAGTGACCATGACTCGAGCTACGCATCCATGGGAAGCAGCCCGGATCTGGGTGCGCACAGTAGCTTTGTCAGTTTGGCCGGCGGTTCCCTCGTCGAATCGCCCACCGATGAGCAACACCCGGAGGAATTCTATTCCGAGGACGAGtacgacgaggaggatctCAACATGCCCCCCCCGACGACCAGCACATACATTCACCGAGAAAAGGCAGTCCCAAAGCCGCCGACGGTTGCTGAATTAAGAACCGAGCTCACAAACGCCCTCGATACTGCCAAAAGATCACTGAAGGAGGCAAAAGACGCCAAGGCCCCACCAGACGATTCGCCCAAAATTTCCATTCATTTGACTGATGACCAGGGAGCCGACTCACGCGCACGTTCGGGGTCTACCAGAAGCACCCGGAGCAATAGGAGCAATATTGGGTGGTTTGAGATTCAGGGCATGCACATCCTTGATGTCATGACGCTGGCTATCCGGGCGGCCAAGATTTATTACACATCCCACGACCGACCTGACCGCCTGGATGCCATCAAATCGGAAAAGGAGATTCGCAGTGCCTTGCTCTCTGTGATGGAGGTGCTCAAGCGCATGGCAACTCGGGGGTTCTCTGGCGGCATGCGTGAGGATGAGTTCCACACTATGAATGAATGGATCTCCGGGCTCCACAGCATGctggctgctgaggctgagatagaggctgccgaggctgctgagcgggaggggtggaCTTGGTTGCGCGATGAAGGGTGGGAGGGCCGCGAAATTCAGCGCGAGGAAGCCTTCATACAGTCGATGCTGCACGGCATCAAGGACCCCATCGAGAACATGCCAACCATTCCCACATGGGTCCCCATTGACCGGACGAAGCCTTTGGGTGAGCAAACGCTCCCCACACCGTTTCTTGCGTCCCTGTCCAACGGCCAGCGTCTGGTTCACTTGCACAACTGTGCGGTTCGCAAGTCTCGCCGGAG GCGGCCGAGCTACGATGGGAGGTGCTGCTCAAGACCGATGCTCTTGGCCTCCAGTACAACACAAGCCCGCAACTCTGGCTTGACTTTGAGGATGCCATTCTCCAATGGTGCCGAACAGTACGCGGCGAGATTACCGCCGAGCTGGAGGGCTAGGtgccaccaaaaaaaaaacaagcaTCGGCAAGCGTTATTACCTGCCCAGCGGGAGACGTGGTCAGCAATC